The genomic stretch ACTCACCATTTTCATACACAATGTCACACATGTGCCATCCTGCGGTCACATGGTAGCCTCTTCCCTCTTCCTCAGATGTACACAGAAGGTAGCAGTGTGACCCCCCAGAACAATGAGACTGCCCTGCGCTACTTTAAGAAGGCAGCTGAGCTTGTGAGTGATCCCTTACAGCAGCCTCATGggtgccccgcccccccaagaCCTGAgcttctctctgcctctcctcaCAGGGCGACCCAGTGGGGCAGAGCGGGCTCGGCATGGCTTATCTGCACGGCAGGGGCGTGCCTGTGGTGGGTGTCTGTAAGCCTAGCGTGACTTTACCTGTAAACGTGAGCCTGTTCTGGCTTAAACCTGCCCGGTGTAGCTGCAGGCATTGGGCCCGTTTTGCTGATGCATCAATGCGTGTGCCTGTTCTCCTGTACAGGACTTCGACGTGGCGCTGCAGTACTTCCAGAAGGCTGCAGAGCAGGGCTGTGTAGATGGACAGCTGCAGCTGGGTACTATGTACTACAGTGAGTGTTATCTGCGGCTGGGCGCTGCCTGTTCCCCTTGAGCTCCGTCTGTGTGGGTGCCATGCACTTGCATGCAaagcagagagagggagacagagcaCCAATCCAAATAATGTCGGGGTTGAGGATCAGTAGGTTGATAAAGAGACGCATTGCCCATGTGGGAAATTTCTCTCCTTAGCAGGATGCGGGGGGGGGTTTATGTTTCTGACTCCTGAGCAGACCGCCCTTCCTTCGCACTATAGATGGCCTTGGTATGGAGCAGGACTACAAGCAGGCGTTGAAGTACTTTACTTCGGCGTCGCAAGCTGGTCACACGCTGGCGTTCCACAGCCTGGCTGAGATGCACGCCACGGGCACCGGGGTCATGCGTTCCTGTCACACGGCTGTGGAGGTGGGCTGCCCGGGCGGGGTGAGGGGGAAGGGCCAGGTGGTGTATGAGGTTAATTGCTAGAATGTTTCTCAGGGTATGAGGATCTGAAGATGTGTGATCAGAATGTTATAAGGTCAAATCCCAGAGTAGAAATGCCGCAGTTTTAGAACCAGTACTTATTTTAATTAATCTAGTATGACTTGATGTGGAAGTGCGTACCCGTGTATTTTGTGATTTATAACTTGGTGTTAGACCATGACTTCCTTGGATGTGAGGGCATAATGTTGcttagctctctctctctctctctctctctctctctctctctctctctctctcagctgtTTAAGAATGTGTGTGAGCGCGGCCGATGGGCAAACAGGCTCATGGTGGCTTACAGGAACTTCAAGGAGGGCAATGTGGATGCTGCAGTGGCACAGTACCTGCTGCTGGCCGAGCAGGGTTACGAGATCGCCCAGAGCAACGCGGCCTTTATTTTCGAACAAAGTATGTCTGACAAATGCACTATAGTATGCTTGACACAAGGGGGCAGTGTTTCATTACCTCTTGGTTACAGTATAATTATGgcgggtgtgtgtgcgtgtgtggggcATTTTTCAGTTTAAACTCTGATTTATGTAAACATTTGGAGCTGTTGAGTTACATGTCTGCATGGTATGTTTCCCATGCTCGTTCTGAAACAGGACAAACAAAGCTTTTTCCTGAGAGTGAGATGTCCCCACGAGCCTTGTTGTACTGGAGCAGAGCTGCCAATCAGGGTAGGGTAAACGCCCGACTGCAGCTCCCTTGGAGAGCCTGGGAAACGGCACTGCCATCGTCTAAGTTTAGTCTAAGCTTTGTTGCGGGTGTGAGTGTAGTTTTCCAGTTCTTTAATTCCACCGCTTGCACTCTTGAATTGGATGATCAGTAGGAATGAAAATAGGAGAAAAGCTGTGTTCTTTGGGATTTAGGGGATACTGAGTGTCAGATGGGTAACGCGTCACTGGGTCGTTAAATCGCACTGGTTTCAGATGGGATCATTGGTTCTTGTACTGCTCTGCAGCTCATGTTAGAGTTCAGCCTCTGTTTTTTTAGATGCATCTGATTTTGATTGGTCAGCACGTTATCTTGTACCCCCTGGTGACAGGCTACACGGTGGCCAGGATAAAAGTGGGGGATTACCACTACTACGGGTCCGGAACAGAGACGGATTACGAGACGGCAGCCAGGCACTACCGGCTGGCCTCTGAGCAGCAACACAGTGCCCAGGCCATGTTCAACCTGGGCTACATGCACGAGGCTGGCCTGGGTGTCAAGCAggtgggcgcacacacacacacacacccgcacacacacTTTGTCTACAGTCTTTAGCCACACTCCAGCTTGTCTGATCACGCCTTCCAACGTACAGGATGTCTACCTGGCCAAACGCTTCTACGACATGGCAGGAGAGGCCAGCGCCGATGCCCAGGTGCCCGTCTACCTGGCACTAAGCAAGCTGACGCTCCTGAATCACCTGAATTACCTGCAGGGACTAGATGTGAGTCTGCAGGAAGATCTGCCTTATCAGGTCCTTTTTAAAGGGCCTAGAACTTCATCTGAGCTGTATCTGCAAGGATGACTGGATGTGTATATCTTGAAGTGACAGACATGACTGACGTGTTTTCAGCATTGTAGTCAGATGTGTACACACatgaatgcatgcatgcatacactATATGAACAAAAGTACTACACGTGAATTCacagagctcttcagaatgacccattctttcacaaatgtttataaacctgactgcatggctaggggCTTGATTTTAAACAGCTGTGGCAATGCGTTTGAATGAAATGCCTGAATTaactaagaggtgtgtcccaatacttttgtcctgcatgcatatatgcacacacacacacagcttataCCCACCCTCATCTGTCCCACCTGTTACTGTCTGCCTGCAGGTGAAGGAGCTCTTGTCTTGGGTGGAATTGGATGAGCTGTTGGGTCCGGAATGGGACCTTTACATCATGACTGTTCTAGCCCTGCTCCTGGGAACCATCATCGCTTACCGCCAGGGGCAGCACCTGGCTGGCATGAGGCTTGCGGTCCAG from Brienomyrus brachyistius isolate T26 chromosome 14, BBRACH_0.4, whole genome shotgun sequence encodes the following:
- the sel1l gene encoding protein sel-1 homolog 1 isoform X2 → MQKVMNTALLFALLFAVSRGVTADLSDAPETENKKQNDLLAAAAIVAGSSVSSRSSEEHGEAPSHSGARNLPSQHVPGEQAQEQAEQRLRVAKAEEVYQEALKIDRSSQGNEGYEMLVTAAHMGHTKATEKVASTMLLGEYLAQNISQAKVMFEKLVLEGSPKAQMALGFMYAAGLGVNSSQSKALVYYTFAALGGNLAAHMALGYRYWAGIGVSQSCESALTHYSVVSKHVASEVSLTGGRAVQRIRLLDELDQPGTSSGMEEDLVQYYEYLAEKGDVQAQVGLGQVHLHGGRGVEQNHERAFKYFSQAARAGNGHAMAFLGKMYTEGSSVTPQNNETALRYFKKAAELGDPVGQSGLGMAYLHGRGVPVDFDVALQYFQKAAEQGCVDGQLQLGTMYYNGLGMEQDYKQALKYFTSASQAGHTLAFHSLAEMHATGTGVMRSCHTAVELFKNVCERGRWANRLMVAYRNFKEGNVDAAVAQYLLLAEQGYEIAQSNAAFIFEQRQTKLFPESEMSPRALLYWSRAANQGYTVARIKVGDYHYYGSGTETDYETAARHYRLASEQQHSAQAMFNLGYMHEAGLGVKQDVYLAKRFYDMAGEASADAQVPVYLALSKLTLLNHLNYLQGLDVKELLSWVELDELLGPEWDLYIMTVLALLLGTIIAYRQGQHLAGMRLAVQPGVPPDQPQEGVRRQP